The Oryzias latipes chromosome 4, ASM223467v1 genome includes a window with the following:
- the angptl3 gene encoding angiopoietin-related protein 3 — MKLFLLLLVVVSSTAVVFSGNSGRQQVPTLPPEAFITAPTPTEIKSRFAMLDDVRLLANGLLQLGQSLREFVHKTKAQINDIFQKLNIFDRSFYQLSVVTSEIKEEEEELKKTTSFLKANNEEIRNLSLEINSKINNILQERTQLQKKVGSLEERLKGLSQSMIPSDQLSEITTLKEVIDAQERTITSLLKSVKEQHDQLDNQNTKIKHLEEKLSFDSFQDTVDKPVDPDQTASDIFEYLTANTTGLEINDLPVDCSDLFNKGEDNSGIYMIKPNQSEPFYVYCEIDSDGSLTVIQRRLDGSVDFDESWDKYEKGFGDLEKDFWLGLQKIHSLTQQRPYILRIDLEDWKEEKHWAEYHFVVGSPSTGYTLHVSNFSGDLQDAMTNLNGMKFSTKDRSNNDQRDSSCARNNTGGWWQSMSCESNLNGKYLWMRAKGRSVRRKGVHWRPRTGPSYYFKKTKITLRPAITANKAN; from the exons ATGAAGCTGTTCTTGCTCTTGTTGGTGGTGGTCAGCTCAACTGCCGTCGTTTTTTCGGGTAATTCGGGTAGACAACAGGTCCCCACCTTGCCTCCTGAGGCCTTCATCACAGCACCAACCCCCACTGAGATCAAGTCTCGCTTTGCCATGCTGGATGATGTGCGCCTGCTAGCTAATGGACTTCTCCAACTCGGGCAGAGCTTACGGGAGTTCGTCCACAAGACCAAAGCCCAAATCAATGACATCTTCCAGAAGCTCAACATTTTTGACCGCTCCTTTTACCAGCTCTCTGTGGTCACGtcagaaataaaagaagaagaggaggagctcaAAAAAACCACCAGCTTCTTGAAGGCAAACAACGAGGAGATCAGAAACTTATCACTGGAAATCAACTCCAAGATTAATAACATCCTGCAGGAACGTACGCAGCTACAGAAGAAAGTGGGGAGCCTGGAGGAGAGACTGAAGGGATTGTCGCAGAGTATGATCCCTTCAGACCAGCTCAGTGAAATTACAACGCTCAAG GAAGTGATTGATGCTCAAGAGAGAACAATCACCAGTCTTCTGAAATCTGTGAAGGAGCAGCATGATCAGCTGGACAACCAGAACACCAAGATTAAACACTTAGAAGAAAAG CTCAGTTTTGACAGTTTCCAAGACACCGTTGATAAGCCAGTGGACCCAGATCAAACAGCATCtgacatttttgaatatttgacAGCAAACACAACCGGCTTGGAAATAAATG atctcccagtgGACTGCAGTGATTTGTTTAACAAAGGAGAGGATAACAGTGGAATCTACATGATCAAACCGAACCAATCTGAGCCTTTCTATGTTTATTGTGAAATAGATTCAG ATGGCAGTTTAACCGTTATCCAGCGTCGGCTGGATGGTTCAGTGGATTTTGATGAGTCGTGGGACAAGTATGAGAAAGGCTTTGGAGATTTGGAGA AGGACTTTTGGCTGGGTCTTCAGAAGATACACAGTCTTACACAGCAACGACCTTACATCCTTCGCATTGATCTAGAAGACTGGAAGGAAGAAAAGCACTGGGCTGAGTATCACTTTGTAGTGGGAAGTCCCTCCACTGGCTACACCCTCCATGTCAGCAACTTCTCAGGAGATTTGCAGGATGCAATGACGAACCTCAATGGCATGAAGTTCTCCACTAAAGACAGATCTAACAACGACCAGCGCGACTCCAGCTGTGCCCGAAATAACACAG GTGGCTGGTGGCAAAGCATGTCCTGTGAATCCAACTTAAATGGAAAGTACTTGTGGATGAGGGCAAAAGGACGCTCCGTACGGAGGAAGGGCGTTCACTGGAGGCCTCGCACGGGGCCTTCCTATTACTTCAAGAAGACCAAAATCACCTTACGACCAGCAATAACTGCCAATAAGGCCAACTGA